Proteins encoded by one window of Dioscorea cayenensis subsp. rotundata cultivar TDr96_F1 chromosome 20, TDr96_F1_v2_PseudoChromosome.rev07_lg8_w22 25.fasta, whole genome shotgun sequence:
- the LOC120251698 gene encoding uncharacterized protein LOC120251698 — MTMTEVIHSVTTLMSVCTKHVSRAAKKLRDHSTISASKLAAAAAPVRRKTMPLIARGASYLPFFKHKQNRKKIRSPQEEEKEVEEEYGGGGVWRRSILMGEKCQPLDFSGVIYYDNNGKQLSEIPTPRSPLRSPLPSFAFHPVVATS; from the coding sequence ATGACCATGACTGAGGTCATCCACTCCGTCACCACCCTCATGTCCGTCTGCACAAAGCACGTCTCACGCGCAGCCAAGAAACTCCGCGACCACTCCACCATCAGCGCCTCAAAGCTCGCTGCCGCTGCCGCCCCCGTCCGCCGCAAAACCATGCCACTGATCGCCCGTGGCGCCAGTTACCTCCCTTTCTtcaaacataaacaaaacaGGAAAAAGATCCGAAGtcctcaagaagaagaaaaagaagtagaagaagagtaTGGGGGAGGAGGAGTATGGAGAAGGAGTATATTGATGGGTGAAAAGTGTCAACCTCTTGATTTCTCTGGGGTTATATACTATGATAACAATGGTAAACAGCTCTCTGAGATCCCAACTCCTCGTTCTCCTCTCCGTAGTCCTCTCCCTTCTTTTGCTTTCCACCCTGTTGTAGCTACTTCATAA